The Desulfobacter hydrogenophilus region TGGGAATCATATAGTCTGTAGACTTATAGTTGTCAAGAATATAACGTCTGCAAAATTATATCTCCATATATTAGGTGTTGCTATCACATCCGATGCTAAACAAATACTGGCCAACAATCTCAAAAGACTTAGAGTTTCCTCTGGCCTTTCTCAGGAAGCCCTTGCTGAAAGAGCTGGACTCCATCGCACGTATGTCAGTTCTGTAGAAAGAGCACAAAGAAATATTACTGTAGAAAATATTTACGCACTGGCTCAAGCTCTTAGCTGCGACCCTCGTGAACTTCTTAATCCAATTATCAAAGGCGAATAACATATATGGGATTCAAAGCAGA contains the following coding sequences:
- a CDS encoding helix-turn-helix domain-containing protein; this encodes MVDSVLQPSIPPNIIKFADGNHIVCRLIVVKNITSAKLYLHILGVAITSDAKQILANNLKRLRVSSGLSQEALAERAGLHRTYVSSVERAQRNITVENIYALAQALSCDPRELLNPIIKGE